AAATATTCTTTAGTGACAAAATTTCGGCTTGAGACAACTTGCGTTTTTCACCTGGCTTTAAATTTCCAAGTTCAATAGTAGCAAAACTTAATCTTCGGAGCATAAGTACTTTTTTGGAAACAGAGATAAAAATTTTTTTAACATGATGGTTGGAACCTTGTCAAATTTTGACAATATATGTCCGTGAGGCAACTTTTTGAACTTTTTGAACAGATTTTACATTATCTAAATAAATTTCATTGTTATTCAAAAAATTGATTTCCTCATCATTTAAATTAAAATCAGTTTTGACTAAATATGTTCTCTGAATTTTTGAACTAGGATGAAGTAATTTATTGCTAGTTTCGCCATCATTTGTTACTAAAATTAGTCCAGTTGTTTCAAAATCCAACCGTCCTACTGGAAACAAATAGGAATTTTTATCAAAAAATTCCATTATTGTCGGCCTATTTTGTGGATCAGTTCGACTTGTAATATAATTTTTTGGTTTGTTTAGCGCATACCAGACGATTTTTGGTTTTTTATTTATTTTTTGACCGTCAAACTCAACAACATCAAGGTCAGAAATTTTTTGACCTATTTGTGCAAATTGGCCATTAATTTTTATTCGTTTTTCATTGATTAATATTTCGGCTTTTCGTCTGGAAGCAATTCCCATTTGTGATAAAAATTTATGAATTCTAACTGTTTTCATGATTTTTAATTTGTTTTTGTAACAAAAACAAAGGAATACTAATACAAATTACTCGGTTTGGGTGACTTTTAACCATAAAAAGCGCATTTAAATCTTCTAAAATTGGGATAATTTTTTGAGATTTAATCATTTCTTCATAATTTTCAAGCAAAATTTGCGCTTCATTTATGGTTTTATTAATTAAAATTTTTTCAAATAAATAACAACTTGCGAGCAAAAGAGCGCAACCTGAAGCGCAAAATTGTATTTTTTTAATTTTTTGCCCAATAATTTCTAAGTCTAACTGCGCCCAATCATCACAGTTATTATTCATTTCAGAGTTTGTTGACTTACAAATTCGTTTTTTTTCTTTGAATTTTTCATTAGCATCGACAATAATATTTCGTCGAATAATAAAATCATTATACAAAATCTAAAAACCTCTTTTCTTCTAAGTTGGCAATCAAGTTGTCAATATCAGCAAAATCATTATAAAAACCAAGCGAAACTCTGATGAAACTATCATTTTTTAGTACTTTTTTTAGTAACGGAACACAAAAATTCCCACTTCGCACATAAATATCGTTATTTCCTAGGTACGATGCAACATCTTGAGCGCTAAAACCTTTGATATTGAAAATTACAATATGGTCGCCTTTTTTAGAAAAAATTTCAATATCATCAATTTTTTCTAATTTTTCATATAAATAATCGGCCAAAATTCTAATTTTTTTATAAATTGTTTCAATTCCGATTTTATTTATAAAATCAATAGCGGCATTTAAGCCCCAAATTGCAGCAAAATTTAGTGTTCCTGCTTCAAATTTGCGATAATCATTATAAAAAAGCAAATTTTTGTTGTCAAATTTTCTAATTATTCCCCCTCCAAATTTTACAGGTTCTAGTTCTTCCATCAAATAATTTTTTATTGCAAGCACACCTAATCCAGTTGGGCCGTAAAATTTATTAGAACTAAAAGCCAATGCGTGGCAAAAATTCATACTAACTTTTTGAAAGTTTATTGATTGTGTTGCATCATTTATTACAAAAGCGCAGTTTTTTAAAGCTTTTTCTCAAATTTTAGCTAAATCTAGATCAACTAAAATTGAATTATTCGCTTGGCTTAAAGCAATAATAGCTGTTTTTGGTGAAATTTTGTCAATTATTTTTGTGCTATAAACAATTTTTGCGCCCACCTTTTGAGCAATTTTGACTCAAACAAGTAAATTTGAAGAATGATTTAAAGGTGACAACAAAATTTCATCTCCCTTTCTTATGAATTTTTTAATCATGTTGGCAAAAAGATTTATCGATTCTGTTGTTCCAGAAGTAAAAATAATTTCATCGGGAAGACCATCAATTAATTTTGCAATTTTTTCACGAGTTTGATTTAAAATCTGTAAATTTTCAAAGGCGATTTTTGAATTTGATGAGTGTGTATTAACAGCACAATTTGTGTAAAAATGGTTAATTTTTTCAATTACAGATATTGGTTTTTGCGTCATTGCGGCAGAATCTAAATAAGTTACCTTATTTAAAAAAGGGAAAAACTGTTTATAATTAGTCATTTTTCTTGATAAAATGCAAAAAATACTCTATATTTTTTGATTTTAGTCCTTTAATTGGTGATTTAGTTGAATTAACAAAATCAAAGTCGTTTTTAGCAAATTCAACAAGTCTGTTAATTAAAAACTCATGAAATTCAGGTAAAACATAACCGCCTTTTTGGACATATTTTGAGCTAGCCTCAAATTGAGGTTTAAATAAAGCAATAAAACTTTGCCCTTTTTTTAACAAATTTTTTACAACACTAACAACAATTTTAAGACTAATAAAGGAAACATCGCAAACAATTATGTCGATTTTTTCATCAAAAAAATCGCTTGTAATATATTTAATGTTGGTTTTTTCTTTTACTGAAACTCTAGGATCAATTCTTAAAGAATAATCTAATTGGTTCAAACCTGAATCAAGAGCAAAAACTTTTTTTGCGCCTTTTTGAAGGCAAATTTGTGTAAAACCACCTTTAGAAGACCCAATGTCTAGAACAATTTTGTCATTAAAATCAAGTCCAAATTTTTCGTAAGCTCAAAGCAGTTTTATGGCGCCGCGTGAGACATATTTTTCTTTTATTTCAACTGTCACTTGGTCTAAATTTTTAATTTTATATGCTGGAAGAAGGCATATTTTATTATTGACTTTTACATGACCAGTTTTAATTAATGACTCGGCTTTTTCAAAACCCATGCTTAGAATTTTACTAAGTAGGTTCATTTATTTCCATCTCCTTAAAATTTCAATGATTTTGATATTAAAATTTGGATCACTTTTTATTCATTCAAGCGATAAATTGTTAAAAGCGTCTCTTCGACGGTCTTCAAAGTCGAATAATTTTTGTCTGAATTTAAATCTTTGTAGGTAAATTTGTCAACTATAAAACAAAAAAATTGCTAAATTTTTATGAATTCTTAAGTTTGTAAGTAAATTTAAGTTTAAAAACTGCTTCATACATGAAATTCAATTTTCAACTTTGTAAATATTATTAACTAATTTTAAATCAAGTTGAGCACATTGTTGATTTGAAACACTAATTTCTAAAATTTTTGAAAGGTTATAAAATAAGAATTTAAATTTTTTTCCAAGTATTTTTTTATATTTTCAAAATTTCACCTCAATTTTGATATGATTTTTTATTTCATGTTTATTTTTGAGGTCTAAGAAGATTCTTGTTTTCATAATAATTGTATACTTTTTGCAAAACAGCATTTACAAAGCTAAATTCATCGCCACCTTCAATGCTAAAAATTTTAGTGATTTCAATAGCCTCATTAAAAATAATTCGGCGAGGTTGGAAAAATAATTCAGCAGCCCCCAAAAGCAAAATTGATCGAATTAATGGCAATATTCTATCTCAACTTCAATTAGATTTTAACTGTAATGTAATAACTTTTTTCAAAAAAACATAATTTTTCTTGACAAAAGTAAGAATTTTTAACTGATCAAAAGTCACTTCAAAATATTTATTTTTTATTTCATCAATGTCAATATTTTGATCAAAAAGTTGTGAGCCATAAATAATTGAAATATTAGCCATTCTTTTAATTCGCTGTTTGGATAGACTTTGGAACTCAAGACACTGATTTTCATCGAGGGCTTCAGAGTTTTTAAGATGCTTATTTTGGTGATTTATTGACTCACTATTTGAGCAAAAAGCTCGATTTTCATAGGTTATTTTCGTTAAATTACTGTTGTGTTGACAACTTGGAGCTCTCAAGATGTCTGAGTGTGTTAGGCCGTCTTCAGTTTCATTTTGACTTAAATTATCAAGCAAATTTTTAGTACTATAGCAGTCGAGCGAACTTTCAAAAAGAGAGCGTTGCTTTTGTAAAACGTGCGCAAATTCCTTTGCTTCTGGATCAAAATAATGATGAGTATTTTTTTTCTTATTCCTATATTTTTGATTTTTTGGTGAATATTTGTTGTTTAAATGATTCATTTTATTCCACTTTTTTGCTTTTGCTGGCTAGATAATTGAGTTTAAATCTGACTAATTATAAAAAAATAATAAATTATACTTTAAATTTAATAAAATTTTATCATTTTTCAATATATTAAAAAGAACTTATAGCAATTATTTAGTCCTTTTTTGGAAAAATTCTGAAATTAAAATATTAAAAACTAGTAAGTTTAGGGAATAATTATTCTAAAGAGTCAAAAATATCTTCACCTATTTCTGCTAGCTCAACTTGAAAATTTCTGGCAATTATGTTCCCGATAGTTGCAAGTGAATCAACAGGATTTTTTAATTTTTTTGACTTTGATGTGAATTTTTTTGAAAAAATTGTTAGTGGTAGTGCCTCGCGGGTATGATTTGTGCCGGGAAAACAAGGGTCATTTCCGTGATCAGAAGAAACAATTAATAAGTCATCCTCTTTTAAAGCATTTACTAATTTTGCTAGTTTAATGTCAAAATTATTTAAATTTTGGCAATATCCCATAATATCACGACGGTGACCATAACTTGAGTCAAATTCAACCAAATTCACAAAAATAAATTGATTTTTTGTGGATTTGGAGGCAATCTCAATTGCTATATCCATATTATTTTCATCACTGTCAGGTCCAAAAATTGTATCAAGCCCCTGTTTTGAAAAAATATCACCAATTTTACCGACTCCTATAGTTTCAATTCCTTTTTGCTGTAATCTGTCAAGAATTGATTTTGGCGGTGTATTTGCATAGTCATGTCTATTAAAAGTGCGTGTAAATTTTCCGTTTTGGCCAATATAAGGGCGAGCAATAACGCGAGCAACGTTTCATTCTGGCTTTGAGGAACAAATTTTTCTTGCAGCTTTTGCATAGCGATATAGATTTTCAAGCCCTAATTTTTCTTCATGACCACAAATTTGTAGAGTGGAATCAGGTGAGGTATAGACAATTATTTTGCCCTCATCGATAGATTTTTGTCCTAATTCTGACAAAATCACAGTTCCACTAATTGATTTATTGCCAATAATTTCTCGATTATCAAAGGCTTTTTCGAGCTCTCTTATTAGTTCATTAGGAAAACCCTGATCAAAATTTGGGTTAGGCTTAAGAGTTTCAATTCCCATCATTTCTCAATGACCCGCTAGTGTGTCTTTGGCTTTTGATTTTACAATAATTTTTGAAACATAAGCAAGTGGTTCTTTATTTATTTTGCCACTATTTTCAATTTTAGCCACATTAGAAATTCCCATTTTTTTTCAAAAAGGAATTTTTAATTCACCAGTTTTTGAAACACAATATAAAGTATTTGCGCCCGAATCGCCAAATGAGTCTTGGAAACCATCATCACCAATTCCAAGCGAGTCGGTTACTATTAAGAAAATGCGATTAAATTTGTATTGTTCCATAATTTTTTGTTAGTTTTTCCTAAATTTTTCTATTTTTTAATATTTTAATAAATTTTACAACAATTAGAGCAGAAGATGAAAGTATTTTTGCAAAAGGATTTAAAAGATTGTGGATTGGCGGTTCTTCAATCAATTTATCATTTCTTTTATGATAAAAAAATATCAATAAACTCTTTAAAAACAAAAGCTTTTTATTCAAATGATGGGATAAACATCGCTAATTTAGAGCGATTAGCAAAGGAATTTGGAATTATTCTTGAATCCTACGGGGGTCCTTATGAGAATTTAAAAAATTTAGAGATCGTAAAACCAACAATTATTTTAATTAAAACTGGTGATTTAAATCATTATGTTTTATTGACAAAAGTAAAAAAATCAAAATTTGAAATTATTGATCCCTTAAAAGGAAAATTAAAAATTAAAACTGAAACAATGGCAAAAATTTTCCAAAATGTTGTAATTTTTGCCCAAAAAGATCCTGAGTATAAAAGATCAAAAGTAAAAGATAAATCATGGAATAATTGGTGGTTTTTCCTTGAGTCAAAAAGTAATTGATATCTTATTTTTTTATTTTTTATAACTGCAGTTAGTAATTTTTTATCTTCATTATTCATGAAAACAATAATTGACAAGGTTTTGCCACAGCAAGACATTGGCCTTGTTATAAAAGTGAGTATTTTCTTTGCTTGGATTGTAATTTGGCGAATTTTACAGGATATTATTAAAAAAATATATATTCACAAAATTGAACTAAAAATCGAAAAAGATATTTTTGACCGTTTTTTTAATGCACTAAAAACAGGTAAAAATTTTCAACTTTTAAAATTAGACAATCATGATTACATTAGAAGAATTAATTTAATTCCAAGTTTTGCAGCTTTTTCAGCCAGTTTTTATTATCATATTTTTAATGAGGTTATTACTTTTTTAATTTCATTTTTTATATTGTTGTGGATAGATATTAAAATTTTGGGCTTAATTATTGGAATAGGCATAATTTACCTTTTTATTAGCATAATTGTGCGAAAAAGTATTTCAAAAAATCACCAATTTTTAATGGAAGACCAACTAAATAGTCTCACAAGCACAAATGACATGATTTTTTCGCTTGAAAATTTAAAGCACGATGATGTTTATAAAAATTTAAAACATCAATTCGATGAAAAATATTACCGTTATAAAAAGTCAGAATTCAATATTTGGAAAAAAGAAAGTTATTTATCTAGTTTTAATAATTTTCTTTTTTCGATAGCGCCAATTTTAATTGTGGTTATTTCCTCTTTTTGGATTTTTGATAAAAAATTATCAATTGGTGAATTACTGCTTTTTTTAAGTTTTTTTAGTTTTTTTATTAATCCGCTCTCTTCATTTGTTAATATAGTCACTAACTTGCCAATTTTTTTAAAGGAATTTGAGCTTTTAAATTTTGTACTTAATATTGAAAAAGAGACAACCGGCAAATATCACCAAAAAATTTCAGATATAAAGTTAAAAGATTTAAGCGTGAGTTATTATAAAAATAAGACGCTTTTTTATATTGAAAAAATGCAAATAAAAGAAAATTTGCACATAATTGGAAAAAATGGAAGCGGAAAGTCTACATTTTTACGACTTTTAAATCAGGAAATTGTTTATAACGGTGATTTTTTAATTAATAATCTTGATTTAAAATATTATGATCAAAACGAGTTGCGCAAGAGAATTTGCTACATAAAATCACAAAATTATTTCCCTAACATTAGTGTTCTTTCCTTTATAACAAATGAAAATCCTGAAAAAATTCAGAATTTGATTAATAATTTTCAACGGTTTGACATTCAAGAAATGCTTTATGAATGGCAAATTTCCCTTGATTCAAAATTTGTTAACAATGGCTCAAATTTTTCAAGTGGACAAAAGCAAATAATCGCAATTTTGCAACTTTTAACTAAGGATTTCGACTTAATTTTATTAGATGAGGCTTTTGAAAATATCGATGAAAAAAATTTCGAATTTTTAAAGAAAGTAATTTCCAATTACCAAAAAAATGCAATGTTTATCGAGATCTCTCATTCAAAAAGATATGTAATTGAACAAGGAGAAACTTTTGACATCAAAGATATATCAAAACAATAAGATAACAATAATAATTAGTGTCTTTTTGCTAATTTTGATGGGCGCAAGTTTTTACTATTTTTTTCAAATAAAAACTTATAGGACCGTTAATTTTATTTTAGAAATTGATGAAAAACATAAAACATTTACAACAATAAATTCAGACATATATTATTTAATGGATAAAGATTCATTTGCCCAGTTTCAATTCCAGGACCAAGTAGTTAGACTTGAAATTACAAAAATCGTTAATGTAAAACAGAATGAATTTGTTGTTGAGTTCACGAAATCACTGTTATTAAAACCAAAAACTCAATTGCCGGCCGTTCTTTTTTTAAAAAATACAGGTAATTTTTTGGATCTTTTTACAAAATAGAATAAAATTAAATATAAATGGTGAAAATTCTAATTAATTTCGAAAATCAAAGTAAGGTTAAGTTTAAATTTTTAAAGTTGTTTAAAAAAATTTTTGAAATTTTTGCAAAAAATGAAAATTTACAAGGTGAAATTAATCTAGATTTGATGCTAATAAGTGAAAAAAAAGCCCAAAAACTAGCCCTTAAATTCAAAAACAAAGATTATGTTCCTGATGTTTTATCATTTCCAAGTGGTTTAAAAATCGAAGAAAATAATTTGCAAATTCATTTTTTAGGCGAAATTTTTATGACACCATCAAAAATTCAAAAGCAAGCAAAAGACTATAATCACACCCAAAAACGCGAATTTTCATACCTTTTTGTTCATAGCCTTTATCATTTACTAGGTTTGGATCATGACAATGATGAAAATAATAAATTTATGCACGAAAAAGTGGAAAACATTTTAAAAAATTTGGAGATTTTTCGCTAATGGAACAAATATTTGAATCCCTAAAAAAACTAAGCAAAAATTCCTACTGTCCTTATTCTAATTTTCCAGTAGCCTCAATTTTACTAACAAAACAAGAGCACACTTTTGAAGGTATTAATGTTGAAAATGCCGTTTATCCTGCAGGAATTTGCGCCGAAAGAGTAGCGATATTTCAGGCAATTACCCAAGGAGTTAATCCTGAAAATTTTAAAGAAATTCACATTTATAGCCCAAAATCTAGTAAATTTATTGTCCCTTGTGGTCAATGTTTACAAGTTTTTGTTGAATTTTTTTCTGAAAATGTTAGTATTTTTCTTTATAATTCAAAAGCAGAATCTGTTGAGAAAAAATTAAATCAACTTCTCCCCTTGCAATTTAAAAAGGATTTTTTATAAATATGGAAACAAAAACATGTTTTGTTGCAGTTATTGGCCGACCTAATTCAGGTAAATCTTCACTAATAAACTCGATTGTTCAATTTCCGGTTTCAATCGTTAGTCTAAAAGCTCAAACTACCAGAGATGCTATTAACGCAATTTATAATAAAGATAATCTTCAAATAGTTTTTGTTGACACCCCCGGTTTTCATAATAAAATTAATAATTTAAGTAATTCCCTGAATTTCGCGATAAACTCGACACTTGAGGGAATAGATCTTGTTCTTTTTTTGCACCCAGTTAACGAACCAATCGATGAAGACACACAAGCATTTGCTAAAAAACTTTCAGATATTAAAAACAAAATCGCAATAATTACTAAAACTGATATTGAAGATGACGAATTTAATTTCGAAAGTCAGTCACAAAAAATGAAGGAATTTGAATTTGAATTCGATAGCATTTTACCTTTTTCAACTAATTTTGATGATTTAAGAACCAATTTATTAGCCCAAATTGAAAAATATGCCTATCCCTCAAATCATTTTTTCAATAATTTAGATGTTACCGATCAAAGTTCACGTTTTTTTGCAAAAGAAATAATAAGAAAACAAATACTTTTGAATGTTGATGATGAAATTCCACACCAAACCGCTGTTGTCATTGACAATTTTGACGAATCAGAAAAAAATTGTATTCGAATTGATGCAACAATTTATGTTGGTAGAAAATCACACTTACCAATAATTATTGGTAAAGCTGGCGCGGTTCTTGGACAAATTGGTACTAACGCTCGCAAAGAACTCGAAGAGATTTTTGGTAAAAAAGTTGTTTTAAAAAACAGAGTAGCTGTTGCCAAAAAATGGTTTAACGACCCTAAAATGATTAAGAAATTTGGCTATTAAAAATTTAAATTTAGTATAAATTTTTCTCTTAAATAATTAATTTAGCGACTATGCTAAAAAAGTATTTTTTGTTGCCTAAAATTACTAAAAAAAATTAAAAAATTTATTAAAAATAGACTTTAATTTTGAATAAATTAAATATTTTACAATTTTGCTGTAAAATATTTAAATAAGCAAGCATGCTTTTTGAAAAAATTATTTAAAAAGTTTGCTGCTCATAATTTATTAATTTTAATTTGAAAAAAGGAGTAATATATGGGAAAATTTGATATTGCAATAATTGGGGGTGGCCCAGGTGGATACTCTTTGGCAATTATTTTAGCTAAAAACGGCAAAAATGTCGCACTTTTTGAATCAAATTCTTTAGGCGGAACTTGTGTAAATAGGGGTTGCATCCCAACTAAAACAATTTTAAAATCTGCAAAAATAAGACAATTAATGTCTAATTCACATAAATACGGTTTTGAATCTACCCACACATTTAATTTAGAAAAAATCTTTGAAAATGCTCGCAATAATAGTAAAAAATTGCAACAAGCAATCAAAGGCGCCCTAGAAGGAGCTGGTGTTTCTATTTTTAACCAAGAAGCAAAATTACTTTCTAAAAACATAATTAAAGCTGACAACAACGAAATTTATGCCGACAAAATAGTTCTTGCAACCGGAAGCAGTCCAAGAAAAATAAAAATTGAAGGCATTGAAAATGCAAATGTTTATACTTCTGATGATTTAATTTTAGATTATCACGATTTTGATGAACTAACAATAATTGGTGGCGGAGTTATTGCTCTTGAGTTTGCTAGTTTCTATGCCAACTTTGACAAAAAAATAACTATAATTGAATCAAATAAACAATTATTTGGCAATTTTGATGAGTCAATAAAAGACGCTGTTAATTCAATTATCCAAAGAGATAAAATAAATATCATAACAAATGCGAAAGTTTTAAAATACGAAACTGATGGTCTACTTATTCAGCAAGGTGAAACTATTTCTAAACATAAAACTCAAAATATTTTACTTGCAGTTGGTAGAATTGTTAATAATGATTCATTTTGTGAGTTAAATTTAGAAAAATATGACAATGGTGTTTTAAAAGTAAACGAATTTTTTCAAACTTCAGAAGAAAACATTTATGCAATTGGTGATTTAAACGCAATTATGATGTTATCAACGAGTGCATATAAACAAGGAGATGTTGTTGCAAAACATATTTTGCACCAAAAATCTGATGAAAAATTTGTAAAATCCAACGTTCCGTTTGCAATTTATACAAATCCAGAAATTTCATTTGTTGGAAAAAGTGAAAAAGAGTTAGAAAGTGCAAAAATTGAATTTGAATCAGCGCAAATTTTTGCAAAAAATTTGCCAAGAGCCCATGCTAACTTAGATTTTGAAATTGGTTTTGTCAAAATTAATTATGAAAAAAACACTTACAAAATTCTATCAGCAACTATTTTCCTTGAAGATTCAGCAACTTTGATTAACCAAATTGCATTAGCAATAAGCAAAGATATGACAATTTTTGACCTTCAAAATTCAGCTTTTACCCACCCTACACTTGCTGAATCTGTATATTATATTTCAAGAAATATCGCCTTTAGTAAAAAATCCTAGTAATTAATGTTTTTCAGACTAAAATTTCAGTTGAAATTTTAGGAAATTAGTTTCTTTTTTAAATTGGTTAATTCTAAAACCGTTGTTTTTTGCTAAAATCAATTATAATTTAGTTTCCTTTAAATAAAGATCTAGCAAAATAAAGTAAATTAGCATATTCCCGAGTTTCCCAGTTTGATGAGATAGTCTTAAAAAAGTGTCCTGGTTTAGTTTTGGGCACTTTTTTAACTTTTTTGGCAAACTCAGGAAAAATAACTATCAAGGCAAAAACTCTAAATTTTAAATCTAACACTCATGAATGCAAAATCTACTTATTAATCAAATAAAGCAAACTAAAAAAGCTAAAATTTTAACTTAAAAAGCAAAATTATAAAATATTTAAACTACTTTTTTAGTTTAAAACACTGGCAAAATCAATTTAAATCAATTTATGATGAAACAACAAAAATCATAAAAAAATACAACTACTATTTAAACTCAATGCAAATAGAAAACTCGTTTTTATTTAAATTGAGCCTAAAAAAGCATATGAAGTTTTGAAAGAACAATAACTAAAAGCCATAAATTTGTAGATTTCTAAACGGTCAAATTTAAGGCACTCCATCATATTTAAAAATATAATGGGAAATTCGCATTTTCTGATTTTTTTATGACAAAAACATAACTAATTCCTCCTTAATTCAATATCAAATTTATTAATTCATTCTTAGTGAGGCTTATTATAACATAATTTTATTTTAGACCAAACATTTTTTTTTACAAAAGGTTAGTTTAAAATAATAAAAATTAAGATTTTAGCAGTCAAAAAACACAGATTTACGGCTATTTTTGCGTATTTATATTCACTAAAAAGTGAATTTTTGCCATCAAACTGGCAAACTCAGGAAAAATTTATTTTTGGGCAACCTTTGCTAGAAATTAAGTTTGGTATTTAATAAGGCTAAGAATAATTTTGACTATAAAAATTACATGCAAAAATAAAAAATAATCTTCTGTTTGATAAGTTAATATACTAATTTACATTTTTTTGTTTCTTATCTTTTCTTTTTTTTAGTATAATTTTAAATTTATTAAACTAAAATCGAAAGGAACAGTATGAAATACAAAAATCTTCAAAACTATCCCGTTAGAAAAAGATTAAAATTTATATCATTAGGTTTATTACCAATAGCTACTACAGTAACGTTTGTTGCATGTATCTCATCACAAGAATCAACACAACTTTCAAGATTTAACTATTTAGCAATTGGTGATTCTGTTACCGCCGGATTCAATCAAGATACATATCGCGATTTTCAAGGTAAACTTAACTCAGGAAGCGTAAGTGGTCTTTCGTA
Above is a window of Mesomycoplasma ovipneumoniae DNA encoding:
- a CDS encoding Mbov_0121 family peptidase domain-containing ABC transporter; amino-acid sequence: MKVFLQKDLKDCGLAVLQSIYHFFYDKKISINSLKTKAFYSNDGINIANLERLAKEFGIILESYGGPYENLKNLEIVKPTIILIKTGDLNHYVLLTKVKKSKFEIIDPLKGKLKIKTETMAKIFQNVVIFAQKDPEYKRSKVKDKSWNNWWFFLESKSNWYLIFLFFITAVSNFLSSLFMKTIIDKVLPQQDIGLVIKVSIFFAWIVIWRILQDIIKKIYIHKIELKIEKDIFDRFFNALKTGKNFQLLKLDNHDYIRRINLIPSFAAFSASFYYHIFNEVITFLISFFILLWIDIKILGLIIGIGIIYLFISIIVRKSISKNHQFLMEDQLNSLTSTNDMIFSLENLKHDDVYKNLKHQFDEKYYRYKKSEFNIWKKESYLSSFNNFLFSIAPILIVVISSFWIFDKKLSIGELLLFLSFFSFFINPLSSFVNIVTNLPIFLKEFELLNFVLNIEKETTGKYHQKISDIKLKDLSVSYYKNKTLFYIEKMQIKENLHIIGKNGSGKSTFLRLLNQEIVYNGDFLINNLDLKYYDQNELRKRICYIKSQNYFPNISVLSFITNENPEKIQNLINNFQRFDIQEMLYEWQISLDSKFVNNGSNFSSGQKQIIAILQLLTKDFDLILLDEAFENIDEKNFEFLKKVISNYQKNAMFIEISHSKRYVIEQGETFDIKDISKQ
- a CDS encoding cysteine desulfurase, which codes for MTNYKQFFPFLNKVTYLDSAAMTQKPISVIEKINHFYTNCAVNTHSSNSKIAFENLQILNQTREKIAKLIDGLPDEIIFTSGTTESINLFANMIKKFIRKGDEILLSPLNHSSNLLVWVKIAQKVGAKIVYSTKIIDKISPKTAIIALSQANNSILVDLDLAKIWEKALKNCAFVINDATQSINFQKVSMNFCHALAFSSNKFYGPTGLGVLAIKNYLMEELEPVKFGGGIIRKFDNKNLLFYNDYRKFEAGTLNFAAIWGLNAAIDFINKIGIETIYKKIRILADYLYEKLEKIDDIEIFSKKGDHIVIFNIKGFSAQDVASYLGNNDIYVRSGNFCVPLLKKVLKNDSFIRVSLGFYNDFADIDNLIANLEEKRFLDFV
- a CDS encoding transcription antitermination protein NusB, producing MNHLNNKYSPKNQKYRNKKKNTHHYFDPEAKEFAHVLQKQRSLFESSLDCYSTKNLLDNLSQNETEDGLTHSDILRAPSCQHNSNLTKITYENRAFCSNSESINHQNKHLKNSEALDENQCLEFQSLSKQRIKRMANISIIYGSQLFDQNIDIDEIKNKYFEVTFDQLKILTFVKKNYVFLKKVITLQLKSNWSWDRILPLIRSILLLGAAELFFQPRRIIFNEAIEITKIFSIEGGDEFSFVNAVLQKVYNYYENKNLLRPQK
- a CDS encoding MAG1140 family protein, with protein sequence MTSKIYQNNKITIIISVFLLILMGASFYYFFQIKTYRTVNFILEIDEKHKTFTTINSDIYYLMDKDSFAQFQFQDQVVRLEITKIVNVKQNEFVVEFTKSLLLKPKTQLPAVLFLKNTGNFLDLFTK
- a CDS encoding pseudouridine synthase, with the translated sequence MKTVRIHKFLSQMGIASRRKAEILINEKRIKINGQFAQIGQKISDLDVVEFDGQKINKKPKIVWYALNKPKNYITSRTDPQNRPTIMEFFDKNSYLFPVGRLDFETTGLILVTNDGETSNKLLHPSSKIQRTYLVKTDFNLNDEEINFLNNNEIYLDNVKSVQKVQKVASRTYIVKIWQGSNHHVKKIFISVSKKVLMLRRLSFATIELGNLKPGEKRKLSQAEILSLKNIF
- a CDS encoding TlyA family RNA methyltransferase, with amino-acid sequence MNLLSKILSMGFEKAESLIKTGHVKVNNKICLLPAYKIKNLDQVTVEIKEKYVSRGAIKLLWAYEKFGLDFNDKIVLDIGSSKGGFTQICLQKGAKKVFALDSGLNQLDYSLRIDPRVSVKEKTNIKYITSDFFDEKIDIIVCDVSFISLKIVVSVVKNLLKKGQSFIALFKPQFEASSKYVQKGGYVLPEFHEFLINRLVEFAKNDFDFVNSTKSPIKGLKSKNIEYFLHFIKKND
- a CDS encoding phosphopentomutase, whose protein sequence is MEQYKFNRIFLIVTDSLGIGDDGFQDSFGDSGANTLYCVSKTGELKIPFWKKMGISNVAKIENSGKINKEPLAYVSKIIVKSKAKDTLAGHWEMMGIETLKPNPNFDQGFPNELIRELEKAFDNREIIGNKSISGTVILSELGQKSIDEGKIIVYTSPDSTLQICGHEEKLGLENLYRYAKAARKICSSKPEWNVARVIARPYIGQNGKFTRTFNRHDYANTPPKSILDRLQQKGIETIGVGKIGDIFSKQGLDTIFGPDSDENNMDIAIEIASKSTKNQFIFVNLVEFDSSYGHRRDIMGYCQNLNNFDIKLAKLVNALKEDDLLIVSSDHGNDPCFPGTNHTREALPLTIFSKKFTSKSKKLKNPVDSLATIGNIIARNFQVELAEIGEDIFDSLE
- the ybeY gene encoding rRNA maturation RNase YbeY, with product MKILINFENQSKVKFKFLKLFKKIFEIFAKNENLQGEINLDLMLISEKKAQKLALKFKNKDYVPDVLSFPSGLKIEENNLQIHFLGEIFMTPSKIQKQAKDYNHTQKREFSYLFVHSLYHLLGLDHDNDENNKFMHEKVENILKNLEIFR
- the cdd gene encoding cytidine deaminase, which produces MEQIFESLKKLSKNSYCPYSNFPVASILLTKQEHTFEGINVENAVYPAGICAERVAIFQAITQGVNPENFKEIHIYSPKSSKFIVPCGQCLQVFVEFFSENVSIFLYNSKAESVEKKLNQLLPLQFKKDFL
- a CDS encoding iron-sulfur cluster assembly scaffold protein — its product is MYNDFIIRRNIIVDANEKFKEKKRICKSTNSEMNNNCDDWAQLDLEIIGQKIKKIQFCASGCALLLASCYLFEKILINKTINEAQILLENYEEMIKSQKIIPILEDLNALFMVKSHPNRVICISIPLFLLQKQIKNHENS